TGATTCTATTAACATTTctaaaaagtgaaaaagaaaaatatttttatattgttcatatatctatataagTATGTGGTATAAGCTATTGAATATTGTGCATGTATGCAAAATAAACaaagttttatttatttttttaattaaaaaattacttatttttttcaaaaaggTTTCGCTTTCTAAATGATCAGTGTAGAAAGGGTTGCAAACCGCATCAGAATAAAATTGATGTAGTTTTACAAATAGCTGAAATTCAAAAGGAatttcaatatatatatatatatatgtgtctatatatatataaattaagacatataaagaatgaacaaaatatataagtatatataagaataatacatatgttaattatataaagatatttcaaaaaataataaacttACGGATCTAATAACATTGTcagtgtatatatttttgttatcaTCAATggttaatataattttaaaatttataatttgaattGCATAagcataatttttatatgaactAAATAAAGAAAGGTTTATTCCTACATATCCTAAATATGGATCATATTTTTggtcatttttttttttttcattttcatcaactaaataatgataaaatagaaaaatatgaaaaaaaaattttaaataatttgtaaggcattataattataaatatgtatatataaatgctAATTTTCACAattacttatttttttaatattattcagAGTAGAATATGTCGAAAATCGAGACGATATTTCATCGCTTTTTTCTGTGgaatagaaaaaaagaatCTCATCGCTTTCACCTAAATAGCATATGCTTTTAATGGgcattttacaaaaatgttgttaataaaatgtgGAAAATTGCTACTTATATTTGTCACTTCCAGTTTTGAATATCTCTATTCATGAATATTATGTTAAAAGTGGTTCAGGCTGTATTTCAGACTGTATATCTGCTGTTATATCCTTTTATACTGTTTATACTGTTCATATTGTTTATACGCTTTTATACTGTTTATACCTTTTTATGCTTATAAacatttcaaaataattttttatatgatattGTTTAACTTTTACTCTATCCTAAATTTGTTCGAAAAGTGAAGGGAAAATAA
The DNA window shown above is from Plasmodium berghei ANKA genome assembly, chromosome: 7 and carries:
- a CDS encoding trafficking protein particle complex subunit 2-like protein, putative gives rise to the protein MPIKSICYLGESDEILFFYSTEKSDEISSRFSTYSTLNNIKKIIDENEKKKNDQKYDPYLGYVGINLSLFSSYKNYAYAIQIINFKIILTIDDNKNIYTDNVIRSLFVKLHQFYSDAVCNPFYTDHLESETFLKKIKMLIESS